One window of the Sebastes umbrosus isolate fSebUmb1 chromosome 1, fSebUmb1.pri, whole genome shotgun sequence genome contains the following:
- the LOC119496427 gene encoding claudin-16-like encodes MSRGQTEVLGLLVALTSLLLLIAAAGHNCWRQGAKDQLTSVGLSSRCRGLWGECVHDSLVGLRTCDVSVSYMEHLPADVLAMRTALEGTFVLSVVSILIMIPGLRGTTLVHSVPVQVRLLQVSGALCLCGGVCGAARLLWYGVDTYTRYRQEATLGMPGITFEFGLSYWLMVGSVFCSLTSAVLTIRSVSRISDAIRMPATRLAPSQPARTNAVMSPQSTSNYKTYI; translated from the exons ATgagcagaggacagacagaggtcCTGGGGCTGCTGGTAGCGCTGAcgagcctgctgctgctcatcGCTGCTGCTGGACACAACTGTTGGAGG CAAGGAGCTAAAGATCAGCTGACCTCGGTGGGTCTGAGCTCCCGTTGTCGAGGCCTGTGGGGGGAGTGTGTTCATGACAGCCTGGTGGGCCTGAGGACGTGTGACGTGTCCGTGTCTTACATGGAGCACCTGCCAG CTGATGTGTTGGCTATGAGAACAGCGTTGGAGGGGACgtttgttctgtctgtggtCTCCATCCTGATCATGATACCGGGCCTGAGGGGGACTACGTTGGTCCACAGTGTGCCGGTTCAGGTCCGGCTGCTGCAGGTCTCTGGTGCCCTCTGTCTGTGTGGAG GTGTGTGTGGTGCAGCTCGCCTGCTGTGGTACGGGGTGGACACTTACACCAGATACAGACAAGAA GCGACTCTGGGGATGCCGGGGATAACGTTTGAGTTCGGGCTCTCATACTGGTTGATGGTGGGAAGTGTGTTCTGCTCTCTCACCTCGGCCGTACTGACAATCAGGAGTGTGTCTCGTATCAGTGATGCCATCAGGATGCCAGCAACGAGACTCGCTCCCAGTCAGCCAGCCCGAACCAACGCTGTCATGTCACCACAGTCGACCTCCAACTACAAGACTTACATTTAA